The following coding sequences lie in one Candidatus Omnitrophota bacterium genomic window:
- a CDS encoding D-sedoheptulose 7-phosphate isomerase, whose translation MHVHDVIAVSLRESAQVMNALPAEQIARIANASQMMSEAIRAGGKIVWFGNGGSATQSQHMAAEFVGRFRKDRRSLPSISLTENMASVTAIGNDYAYEQIFSRQLEGLGQAGDVALGLSTSGNSPNVINGLRQAKAMRIATVGLTSGSGGAMAGVCDLCICVPSPVTARIQEAHLAIGHILCGLVEDALGLSHGSCAS comes from the coding sequence ATGCATGTCCACGACGTGATTGCCGTAAGCCTCCGGGAGAGCGCTCAGGTGATGAATGCGCTGCCGGCGGAGCAGATCGCGCGCATCGCGAACGCTTCGCAGATGATGAGCGAGGCCATCCGCGCTGGAGGGAAGATCGTCTGGTTCGGCAACGGCGGCTCGGCCACCCAGAGCCAGCATATGGCGGCGGAATTTGTCGGACGCTTCCGAAAGGACCGCCGGTCGCTGCCGTCGATCTCGCTCACCGAGAATATGGCCAGCGTGACCGCGATCGGCAACGACTACGCGTATGAGCAGATTTTCTCCAGGCAGCTTGAAGGATTAGGGCAAGCCGGAGATGTGGCCCTCGGCCTTTCCACCTCCGGCAATTCGCCGAATGTGATCAACGGCTTGCGGCAAGCCAAGGCCATGCGGATTGCCACCGTCGGGCTGACCAGCGGCTCCGGCGGCGCGATGGCTGGCGTCTGCGACCTGTGCATCTGCGTGCCAAGCCCGGTGACCGCCAGAATTCAGGAAGCCCACTTAGCGATCGGCCACATCCTCTGCGGATTGGTGGAAGATGCCCTCGGCCTATCTCACGGCAGCTGCGCGTCGTAA
- the rfaE2 gene encoding D-glycero-beta-D-manno-heptose 1-phosphate adenylyltransferase: MPSAYLTAAARRKIRTRSALIPLVRRAAARGQRIVFTNGCFDLLHPGHVKLFEQAKRAGDVLIVALNSDQSVRRLQKGPGRPVVNQRDRAMVLAGLSSIDYITIFNAPTPQRLISALRPDVLVKGADWAAHAIVGRHTVERHGGRVLRIPLQPGYSTSRLIQRIRARR, translated from the coding sequence ATGCCCTCGGCCTATCTCACGGCAGCTGCGCGTCGTAAGATCAGGACGCGCTCCGCCCTCATCCCCCTGGTTCGGCGGGCCGCGGCCCGCGGCCAGCGCATCGTGTTCACCAACGGCTGCTTCGACTTGCTGCATCCTGGCCATGTGAAGCTCTTCGAGCAGGCGAAGCGTGCTGGCGACGTGCTCATCGTCGCCCTCAACAGCGATCAATCGGTCAGGAGGCTTCAGAAGGGCCCCGGGAGGCCGGTGGTCAACCAGCGAGACCGCGCGATGGTCCTGGCCGGGCTCTCCAGCATCGACTACATCACGATCTTCAATGCTCCAACCCCGCAGCGCCTCATCAGTGCCCTTCGCCCCGACGTGCTCGTGAAAGGCGCGGACTGGGCAGCGCACGCGATTGTCGGCCGCCACACTGTCGAGCGACACGGCGGCCGCGTGCTGCGCATCCCGTTGCAGCCAGGGTATTCAACCTCACGGTTAATTCAACGGATCCGCGCGCGAAGGTAA
- a CDS encoding thiamine-phosphate pyrophosphorylase, with the protein MIDANANRAMEGLRVCEDIVRFHYAKPQLTRRLRSLRHGIARAVRALPIDVTELLRARDSRHDVGKRAAASSVASLEQSLLINFQRAKESLRALEECSRLITVSHSRAFQHLRFQAYALEREILLAIVRHR; encoded by the coding sequence TTGATTGACGCGAATGCGAATCGGGCGATGGAGGGCCTGCGCGTCTGCGAAGATATCGTCCGCTTCCATTATGCCAAGCCGCAACTCACCCGGAGGCTCCGAAGCCTCCGCCACGGCATCGCGCGGGCCGTGCGCGCGCTCCCCATCGATGTGACGGAACTGCTTCGCGCCCGAGATAGCCGCCACGACGTGGGCAAGCGCGCCGCGGCTTCCTCCGTGGCATCACTCGAGCAATCGCTGCTGATCAATTTCCAGCGAGCGAAAGAATCGCTGCGAGCGCTCGAAGAATGTTCCCGGCTCATTACCGTGAGCCATAGCCGGGCATTTCAACACTTGAGATTCCAAGCCTATGCGCTCGAACGTGAAATCCTCTTGGCAATTGTACGTCATCGTTGA